DNA from Actinoplanes sp. SE50/110:
CCCTGGACGGGCCACTGCTCCAGGGCCGCGACCAGGGCGTCCTGAGCCAGCTCCTCGGCCGTGCCCAGGTCCCGGACCAGCCGGGTGAGCCCGGCGATCAGCCGCGGCGCCTCGATCCGCCAGACCGTCTCGATCGCGCGGTGGGTGTCGGTCGGCACGCCCCGACTATCCCACCGCGCGATCCGCCGCGGCCATCCCGGCCCGTCGACCGGGGAGGCTCAGGCCGTGGCGCGATCCGTCGCGGCTATGCCGAGCGGTAGGACGGGTCGGCCTTCTCCTCGCGGCGGGCGACGGCCTCGCGCTGCTCGGTGGTGAGTTCGTCGCCGAAGTCCGCCGCCGTGTACAGACGGCGGATCTCGATGTTGGTGGGTTCGCCGGCGGTCTTCTGGATCGGGCAGCGCTTGAACCACTCCACGCACTCTTCGAGGGACTTCATCTCGACCAGCCAGAAGCCGGCGATCAGCTCCTTCGTCTCGGCGAACGGGCCGTCGACGACGGTCTTCTTCTCGCCGTCGAAGTAGATCCGGGCGCCGGTGGAG
Protein-coding regions in this window:
- a CDS encoding YciI family protein, with amino-acid sequence MRFMVITKATTASEAGVLPKTEDFATMGAFIEELVDAGVLLAAEGIGPSSTGARIYFDGEKKTVVDGPFAETKELIAGFWLVEMKSLEECVEWFKRCPIQKTAGEPTNIEIRRLYTAADFGDELTTEQREAVARREEKADPSYRSA